TTCGATGTGGCTACGTTGCTGATGGTAACGCGGCGTAGCCTGCCTTGGATGGTGCTCCTCATTGCCCTGGGTTTAACAGCCGCATGGCTGTACCTGCGTTATACCCAACCGGTGTATCAGTCGGCCTCTACTCTCAAAATTGATCAGAAAACACAAACGGCTGTTTTAGGATTAGGTGCCGCAGGTGGCGCAGCCGAAGCCCAACAAAACGCTAAGAACCTTGCTGGTGAAGTAGAGCTAATTCGCTCCAACCTGATATATCGTAAGTTGCAGGACTCACTAAACCTCAACGTAAGCTATTTCGTGGAAGGTACTGTCTTGGCGAGTGAATTATATAATGCAACGCCTTTTCGAGTAGATTACGATCCTACCGATCAGTCGATATACAATCGAAAATTCGATATAATATTTGGTGATAATCAGCACTTCTCTATTTCTGTAAATTTAGCTGGTGTAGAGGTTAAAGCTGAAGGTGTATTCAATCAGCCTTTCAAGATAGGAAGCTCGATACTGACGTTAAAAAAAACAGAACAAGATGTGCAGTTGGGGATTAATTATTACTTTATTATTCACGATAACTCCGCTGTTTGGGCATATATCGATCAAGGTCTCACAGTCGAGGTTATAAATCCTGAAGCAAATACAATTGGTATTTCATTTAAAGATCATAGTCCTGAGAAGGCGCGTGATATAGTTAATAAAATAGATACGTTGTATCTACAAGAAAAATTAGCTAAGAATACACAGGCGACTCAACAGGCGTTAGCCTTTTTGGAGGGGCAACTGGATCAGAATAGCCAGCGTTTGCAGGGTGCAGAAGAGGCTTTGCAAGAATTTGTAAAGCGGAATAAGACGTACGACGTGAAATCCGATTTGGCCACCATAACTGAAAAAATGGAGGCCATTGAAGAGGAAAAAGAACAATTGTTACGCAAGGCGGGCGCAATTGGCGAAATAGCCCAGCTGGTTGAGCAAAACCAGATAATGGTGCAAGAGGGGGCGGATATTGAGCAGAGCATACCGGCTCTAGCTATATTAGAAGATGCGCAGCTGACCCAGCAAATCGGTATTCTTAACGATCAACAGGCCGATATGAATCGGTTGCTCGAGTCTTACAAGCCTACCACTTCAGCCGTACAAATTCGGCGTGAACAACTAGATTTTACACGCCGATCTATCCGCCGGCTCTTACAACAGGCCGGCCAGTTAGTGCGTTCAGAGGTGAACAAGCTAAACCAACTGCAAGGCGAGTTGGAGGGGCGTTTGCAACTGCTTCCCGAAAAAGAAACGGAGTTAGTGCGCCTTCGCCGTCCATTTGAATTGTACGAGAAGACGTACTTAATGCTAATGGACAAAAAGGTGGAGTTCAGTATTCAGAAAGCAGGTACAACTCCTGATTTTCAGATCTTATCCCCTGCAACTTTGCCTACAGCACCAATATATCCTATACGGAGCATGGTGTATGCAATTGGCTTAGCCTCGGGAGTAGCACTTGGCCTAGCATTGGTGGCAGTTCGCTTTTTGCTGCACAATACCGTTACCACAGTGCGCGAATTAGAATCTAGCACGGTTAGCCCAGTATTAGGCGTAGTACCATCTTATGATAAAGAGAAGCTCACGGTTTCTAAGTTGATTGTGGATCGAAATCCGAAATCGGCTATATCGGAGGCTATTCGTTCTATCAGAACAAACCTAGAATTCCTGGCGTCCTCCAAACACAAAAGGTTAATATCAATTACATCAACTGTATCGGGAGAGGGTAAGACATTTGTTGCGGTAAACCTAGGAGGTATTATCGCTTTATCAGATCAGCGCGTAATCATTATTGATTTGGATATGCGTAAACCCAAGGTTAATCTGGCTTTTGAAGCAGAGAACACAAAAGGGGTAAGCACAATCCTGATTGAACGGCATACGGTCCAAGAGTGTATTCAACGTACGAGCATTCCTACGCTCGACTTTATCTCGGCGGGACCAACACCACCCAATCCTTCTGAGTTGATTCTGCATTCTCAGTTTGATCAGATGCTCGAAGAATTGAAGCATCAATACGATGTCGTAATCATCGACACGCCTCCGGTAGGACTGGTGACTGATGGCATATTGATTATGCGGAAGGTGGATATTCCAATATACATTGTGCGGGCTGGGTATTCGAAAAAAGCTTTCCTCAAAAACATCAACAAATTGGTGCGCGGCAGTGGCTTTACGAAGCTGACGACCATTTTGAACGATGCTCAGGCTGGTGGTGCTTACGGCTACGGTTACGGCTATGGTTATGGCAGTGGCTACGGCTATTACGAGGACGAAAAGGCGCCAACAGGAGTGTTGGCGCGGTTGCGCCGCCGCTTTTCGTAAGTTGCGGCTACACTTCTATGGCCTCACTACTTCAAAAGCTCTTTGGACGGCGGACAAGCGTAACTGAATTCGCGCTGGCTGAGCTGGGAGCCGATATGCATTCGCACTTACTGCCTGGCCTCGACGATGGCGCGGAGTCGGTGGAAGAATCGGTGGAGCTGTTGCGGGCTATGGAAGCGTTGGGCTACCGTAAGCTGGTGATGACGCCCCACATCATGGGCGATTTTTACCGCAATACACCCGAGGAGGTGCATGCTGCGCTGGGCAAACTGAAAGTAGCTGCCGCCAAAGCTGGCTGTGGTTTGGAGCTAGCCTGCGCGGCCGAATACTACCTCGATGAATCGTTGACGCGCAAGCTTGCGGCCGGAGAGCAATTGCTGAGCTTCGGCGATGAGAAGCGCTACCTGCTGTTCGAAACATCGTACATCAACGAGCCCTTCAACCTGCAGGAGGCGGTTTTTGAGTTAAAAGCCGCTGGTTATCAGCCCGTGCTGGCGCACCCGGAGCGGTATACCTACCTCTACGGCCGTTTTGCCGAGCTGGAGAAAATCCGGGAAAGCGGGGTGTTGCTACAACTCAACCTGAATTCGCTGGTGGGTTACTACTCTTCGGGGGCCAAACGAGTAGCGGAAAAACTCATCGATGCCGGCATGGTTGACTTTGCGGGTACCGATGCGCATAATCTCAAGCACACCAACTCGCTGCAGCGGGTGTTGCAAAGCGAGTACCTAGGCAAACTGCTGCGCTTGCCGTTGCTCAACCGCGAGTTGTAGCAGGGAGGCTGCGCACCCACCGGCTCTTTTCTACCCGATGATTTTTGTAACTGGCAGCAGCGGCTTAATCGGCTCTTACTTGATTCCGGCGCTGCTGGCCCGGGGCTTTGCTGTTCGGGCGTTGTACCGCGAGAAAGTGCCCGCGCACGTGCCCGGTGCCGAGCGCGTAGAATGGATAGAGGGCGATTTGCGCGACTCGGGCGTGCTGCGCGCAGCCACGGCCGGAGTAACGCACGTGTTTCACTGCGCCGGGCTGGTTTCGTATGCGCCGCAGGACGAAGAACTGCTCCGGCAGGTAAACGTGGAGGGCACCGCCGCCGTGGTAGATGCCTGCCTGGCCCGGCCCGGTGTTCGGTTGTGTCATGTATCGTCGGTAGCGGCGCTGGGCGGTTTGCCGGCTACCGCCACCAGCCCCGAGCTTGATGAAAAGGCTAAATGGGACCTAGGGGCCGCGCACCCCGCGTATGCCACCTCAAAGTACCTAGGCGAAACGGAAGTGTGGCGGGGCGTGGCCGAAGGCCTGTCGGCTGTCATCCTAAACCCCTCGGTTATCCTGGGTGCCACCAACTGGGAGCGGAGCAGCACGCAGCTATTTCGGTATGCTTACAAAGAGCATTCGTTTTACACCCCCGGAAGCGTTAATTTTGTAGATGTACGCGACGTGGTGGAAGCCATGCTGCGCCTGACTTTGGAGCTTGACGTGACGGGCGAACGGTACATTTTAAGTGCCGGCGCGCTGCCGCTCATCGAGTTTTTCCGCCAGGCCGCGGCCTGCTTCGGCAAAAAGCCCCCGACGGTGCAGGTACCCGATTGGGCCGCCGAAATCATCTGGCGGTTCGAGCACGTACGGGGCGTGCTCACCGGCTCGCGGCCGCTCATCACTAAGGACACGGCCCGTGCGGGCCGCCGGCCGGTGGTGTACAACGCCGCGAAGGTGCAGCAGGCCACGGGCATGCGTTTCCGGCCGCTGCCGGAAACAATACAGTGGGCCTGCGCCGGATTGATGGCCGCTCCGAACTCCACGCCCGCCAGCGGGGTTGTACAACCCTAGGGCCTGTCCGCAACTATTGGCAAGCCGTACAGAAGAGGGGTGCCGGCAGCTACACGGCTGCGGCATTCGTTTGCTGATAACATGAGAATGAACGAACACTCTGAGGAACAGGACGAAGTACTGGCAACCGTGCGCCGCTTTGAGCGCATGATTGCCGAAGGCGAACCGGTGTTCTTTGATCTGGCGGATTTCGAGAACATCATCGACCATTATACCTCCACGGCCCAGTTCGACAAAGCTTTGCAGGCCTGCGAAGCGGCGGTTGCCCAGTACCCGTTTTCCACGGAGCTGCTCATCGACCGGGCGCAGGTGCTGGCAATGCGCGGCGAATACCAGCAGGCCTTACAACAAATAGACGAAGTAGCCGGGCGCGAGCCCGACAGCGCCGATGTGCCCGTAACGCGCGGCATCATTGCCACGCAGCAGGGCGACTTTGCGGCGGCCGTAGGGTACTTTCAGCAAGGCATTGAGCGTGCCCCCGACCGCGACGACATCTACTTTAACCTAGGGCTGGCGTACCAGCAGTGGCAGAAGTTCAAGAGCGCGGCCCGCAACTACAAGCAAAGCCTGCGCATCAACTCCGATAACGACGCGGCCGTGCAGGAACTGCTGTACTGCCTGGAGGTATCGGGGCGGCTGGAGCAGAACCTGGAGTTCTTCCGGCGCTTCACCGACGAGGACCCTTACTCGGCTATTGCCTGGTACAACCTAGGGCAGGCCTACTACAAGGCGGGCCAGTTCGGCAACGCCGCGCAGGCTTTCGACTACGCCATCGTCATCGACCCGAAGTTTTACGAAGCTCACGCCTACCTGGCCAGTGCTTTCGTGAGCATGGAGGAGTACCAGCGGGCCATCGAGGAGTTTCAGCTGAGCTTTGAGGAAGGCAAGCCCACGGCCGAAGCCCTGTGCAACATCGGCGAGTGCCACGAAAAGCTGCGCCAGTGGGACGCCGCCCGGCGCTACTACCGCCAGGCCCTCGACATCGACCCCGAGATGGACGAGGCGTGGTTTGGCATTGGGGTGGTGCTCGATGCGCAGGAACACTGGTTTGAGGCGCTGCACTTTTACCGCAAAGCCGTGAGCCTGTACGAGGAAAGCGGCGAGTATTGGCTGGCCCTGGCCAACGCCGAGTACCAGGTGGGCAACGTGGTCAGCGCCCTCGAGGCCTACGACAAAGCCACGCAGGTAGCACCCGAAATGCCCGAAGGTTGGATCAACTGGAGCGCCATTTTGTACGAGCAAGGCAACTTCGACGCCGCCATCGATTTGATGAAGGCAGCCAGCGAGTTGTTGCCTACCGAAGCCGACCTGATGTACCGTTTGTGCGCCTACTTGTTGGCCGGTGGCCGCTACCGCCAGGCATACGATGTACTCGAAAATGCCCTACTTTTGGACTTCGACAAGCACAAGCTGCTGTTCGAGTTCTTTCCGGAGCTGGAGCAGCAACGCGCCCTAACGCGGCTGATCGAGCAATACCGCAAGTAGATTTTTGAGTATTGGGTACCAAGTACTGAGTACGTAGATAACAGAGGCTTGAAAGAGGTGTAGCACCTTTTTCAAGCCTTTTGTCTGCTTACTTAGGCGGGTGCGCCCAAGCCTCGTTACCCCACACCAACGCATGAACTACGATCTTACCCAAATCCCCGAACGCACCGAGAAACCCCGCGAGCAAGGCTTTACCATGGTTATGGATAAAGGCCTGAGCGTACGCGAAGTAGAAGACTTTCTGGAAGTAGGGGCGGCGTATACCGACATTGTGAAACTAGGCTGGGCCACGTCGTTCGTGACGCCCAACCTGCGCCCAAAACTGGAGGCCTACAAGGCCGCCGGCATTCCGGTGTACTTCGGGGGTACTCTGTTCGAGGCTTTCATCATCCGCGGACAGTTCGACGATTACCGCCGCCTGCTCGACCAGTTCGGCATGGAATACGCGGAGGTTTCGGACGGCTCGATTGAGCTCGACCACGACCAGAAGTGCGAGTTCATTCGGCAGTTGTCGGGCCAGGTGAAGGTACTGTCGGAGGTAGGCTCCAAAGACGCCGAGAAGATCATCCCGCCCTACAAGTGGATCAGCCAGATGCAAACCGAGCTGGAAGCCGGCGCGCTCAAGGTTATTGGCGAAGCCCGCGAGGGTGGCAACGTGGGCCTGTTTCGCAGCACCGGCGAAGTACGCTCGGGTCTGGTAGAAGAAATTCTGACCAAAATTCCGTCGGAGCGCATTTTGTGGGAAGCCCCGCAAAAGGCCCAGCAGGTTTGGTTTGTGAAGCTGCTCGGCGCCAACGTAAACCTCGGCAACATTGCGCCTTCGGAGGTAGTTAGCCTCGAAACCATCCGTTTGGGCTTGCGCGGCGACACGTTCTCGCACTTCCTCGACATGGACGCCGTCGACCCCATGTTCAAGCCCTCGGAAAAGCCTGGTACCAAGCCCGGTACCTCGATGCCGCGCGGCTAAGCTTACTTGCGTACACATCAGCGCTGCACACCCCTAGGTGCGCAGCGCTTTTTGTTTGCAGGCCAGCCGGGCGCCTTGCCGCCAGCACTTAGCCGCGGGTAAGGCTCGGTGGTGAGTTGTGGCTTAGCAGAAACCCGCTAGGTTTGTTTATGCTCACGATTAACCTTTCGCCCGTTGCCGAGCTGCGGACCAAACGCTTGTGCCTGCGCCGCATGCTGCCCACCGATGCAGCTGCTTTGTTGCGGCTCCGCTCCGACGAACGCGTGATGCGGTACTTCGACCGCGAGCCGATGAGCACCGAGGAGCAGGCGTTGGAGCTGATCAGAAGCATTGATGAGAGCATTGCCAAAAACCAAGGCGTGATGTGGGGCATTTGCCTGCCGCCCGACGAAAGCGAGATAGTAGGCACCATTGGCCCCTGGAACATTACGGCCGAGCACTACCGCGCCGAGCTAGGTTACCTGTTGCACCCCGATTTGTGGGGCCAAGGGCTGATGGGCGAAGCCCTGGACGAGGTGTGCCGCTACGCCTTCGAAGACCTAGGGCTGCACAGCCTCGAGGCCAACGTAAACCCCAACAATGCGGCCTCGCGGCGGCTGCTCGAAAAGCACGGCTTTGTGCAGGAGGCCTACTTCCGCGAGAACTTCTACCACAACGGGCAGTTCCACGATTCCGTCATCTACTCGCGCTTGGCTCCGCGCTAGCTACTGCTGTGTGCAAATCGTTAATAATAGGAACCAGCCCTAGGTGGTAGACACTTCGCCCAGCCTTATGCCCCTTAGCCATACCCATTGGTACTACCGCGCCCTGCAGTTGATGGCCATGTGCCTGCTGCTGGCTGCTTTCCGGACCTATAACCCGCGCGACCCCGGCCGGGTAGAGCACCTCGCCGATTTCAAATCGAAGCACGTGAAGCCTCGGAACGTGGATGTGTGGCTGCCCGAGGGCTACCCACAGCCCGGCCGCAAGTACGCCGTGCTCTACATGCACGATGGCCAGAACCTCTACCACCCGGCCACGGCGTACGGCGGCGTGGCGTGGGAGGTCGATAGCACGCTCGCGGCCCTAGGTGGGCAAGTGCGCGATGTAATTGTGGTGGGCATCTGGAACACCGATCTGCGCTTTGCTGAGTACGCTCCGGCTAAGCCTTACCAGCTGATGTCGGCGGCCCGCCGCGAGCAGCTAGCGCGCGAACGGCCCGGTCAGCCCCTTTCCGATGCTTACCTGCGCTTTGTGGTGGAAGAGCTGAAGCCGTACATCGACGGGCATTACCGCACCGACAAGCGCCGCAGCGCCACGTTCGTCGGCGGCTCGAGCATGGGCGGGCTGATTTCGCTGTACGCGGCCATGGAGTACCCGAAGGTATTCGGCGGAGCAGCGTGCGTATCAACCCACTGGCCCCTGAGACTGCAGGACAACACGCCCGATTTCACCAACGCCATGCTGCGCTACCTCGCTGGTAAGCTCCCGCGCGGCAAGCGTGGCCCTAGGTTGTATTTCGATTACGGCACCGCCACGCTCGATGCCCGCTACGAGGCGCACCAGCTGCGCATCGACAGCCTGCTGCGTGCCAAAGGCTACAATGCGCAACGGTGGCAAACGCTGAAGTTTGAAGGCGCTGCCCACAACGAGGGCTCCTGGAAAAAGCGCTTTGCCACGCCGGCGCGTTTTCTGTTGGGCACGCAACCCCGCTAGCGCAAGCAGCGGCACAGCACCTAGGCAACCCTGCACCCAAAAGGCAGTAATACGGGAGGTTAAACCACTGAGCCTACCATGAAACAGTTGCCGCACCTGTTGATGGTTGTAGCCTGCGCCGCCATGGCCAGCTGCTCCCAGCAACAACAATCCGAAACCACCGCTGCCACCAGTACCGCCGCCGCCGACACCGCCGCGCAGCAGCCTGCCTCGGGCGCCAACCTGCCCGAGCCCTACGCCACGCCTTCGAGCCAGAAGTTCAGCAAAGTTATTGGCTGGCCGGCCGGCAAAACGCCCGCTGCACCAGCGGGCTTCAGCGTAAGCGAATACGCCCGCGACCTGCAAAACCCGCGCTGGATTTACGTGGCCGCCAACGGCGACATCTTCGTGGCCGAGTCGAACACGGTACCTCGTACCTCCACGGCCAAGGGCGAGAAGAAGGAGGGCCTGAAAGAGTCGCGCTCGATGCGCGAAACCAGCGCCAACCGCATTACGCTGCTGCGCGATGCCAACAAGGACGGCAAGCCCGAACTGCGCGAAACGTTCCTGACGGGTTTGAACCAGCCGTTCGGCATGACCATCGTGGGCAACTACTTCTACGTGGGCAATACCGATGCCGTGCTGCGCTTTCCGTACCAGCCGGGCCAAACCAAACCCACGGGCAAAGGAGAGAAGATTCTTGACCTGCCCGTAGGCGGCTACAACAACCACTGGACGCGCAACCTCTTGGCCTCGGCCGATGGCTCCAAAATCTACGTCTCCATTGGGTCGGCCTCGAACGTGATGGAGCACGGCGAAGAAAACGACCGCGGCCGCGCCCTCATCCTCGAAATCAACCCCGATGGCTCGGGCCAGCGCGTGTTTGCCTCGGGCTTGCGCAACCCGGTGGGCATGGATTGGGCCCCCAGCACGCAAGTACTCTGGACGGCCGTGAACGAGCGCGACGAACTCGGCGACGACCTGGTGCCCGATTACCTCACCAGCGTGCGCGAAGGCGGCTTTTACGGCTGGCCCTACGCCTATTTTGGCCAGAAGGAAGACCCGCGCCGCAAAGGCGAGCGGCCCGATCTGGTGCAAAAGTCAATAGCACCCGAGGTTGACCTAGGGCCGCACACCGCCTCGCTGGGCCTGGCCTTCTACGATGCCGAGGCTTTTCCGCAGCGCTACCGCGGCGGTGCTTTTATCGGGCAGCATGGCTCCTGGAACCGCTCCGCGTTTTCGGGCTACAAAGTGGTGTATGTGCCCTTTGGCAACGGCAAGCCCACCGGTAAGCCCGAGGATTTTCTGACGGGCTTTATTGCCAACGAGCAAACACGCGAGGTGTACGGGCGGCCCGTAGGCGTAGCCGTGGCACCCGATGGCGCCCTGCTGGTAGCCGACGATGCCGGCAACCGCATTTGGCGCGTGGCCCCATCGGGCAGCCTTAAGTAGCCGCAACCTAGGGCCGGCAAGCAGGCCGGGGCAGTGGGCCTTTGCGCGCTAGGCGTTTACTTTGCAGGATAACCCTGCTCTTATGGAAATACTTAAGGACTTCGTCGACATTGTCCTGCACCTCGATAAGCACCTGGCCGAGCTGATTCAGCAGTACGACGTCTGGACCTATGCCATTCTGTTCCTGATCATCTTCGTCGAAACCGGCGTGGTGGTGCTGCCTTTCCTGCCCGGCGACTCGCTGCTGTTTGCGGCCGGCTCGCTGGCGGCGCTGCCCAACAGCCCCCTCAACGTGGTGCTGCTCATTGTGCTGCTCATTGTGGCGGCCGTACTCGGCGATACGCTCAACTACCACATCGGCGACTACATCGGCCCGCGCGTGTTCCGGCGCGATTACCGTTTCCTGAAGCGGGAGCACCTGCTGCGCACCCAGCAGTTCTACGAAAAGCACGGCGCCAAAACCATCATCATTGCCCGCTTCGTGCCCATCGTGCGCACGTTCGCGCCGTTTATCGCCGGTGTGGGCACCATGAGCTACGGCAAGTTCTTGTCGTACAATTTGGTGGGCGGCGTTATCTGGGTGGTGTCGCTTACCATGGCCGGGTATTTCCTGGGCGGCATTCCGTTTATCCAGAAAAACTTCGGCCTGTTCACGCTGTTGATCATCGCCGTATCGGTGCTGCCCGTGGTGATAGAGTTTCTGAAACAGCGCTTTGCCTCGCCAGCTCGCTAGTATTTGCACATTCCAAAGCGCAAAACCGCCCCGGCTAACTTTGGCCGGGGCGGTTTTTTTTGTTTTTTCGGGGTAAAATCCGCTGTTGTATGGCTCGTGAATTTGGCCTGATTGGCAAATCGTTGGTGCACTCGTTTTCGCCTACCTACTTCTTTCAGAAGTTTCAGCACCTAGGCCTGCGCGAATGCACCTACGAAGCCTTCGAGCTGGAGCACGTGCGCGATTTGCCGGCGCTGGTAGCCGGCCACCCCAACCTGCAGGGCCTCAACGTTACCATCCCATACAAAGAGCAGATATTGCCCTACCTCGACGCCCTCGATTCGTCGGCGGCGCGCATCGGGGCCGTCAATGTCATTCAGTTCGACGCCGACCGCCGCCTGATTGGCCACAACACCGATTACGTG
The sequence above is drawn from the Hymenobacter sp. YIM 151858-1 genome and encodes:
- a CDS encoding GNAT family N-acetyltransferase translates to MLTINLSPVAELRTKRLCLRRMLPTDAAALLRLRSDERVMRYFDREPMSTEEQALELIRSIDESIAKNQGVMWGICLPPDESEIVGTIGPWNITAEHYRAELGYLLHPDLWGQGLMGEALDEVCRYAFEDLGLHSLEANVNPNNAASRRLLEKHGFVQEAYFRENFYHNGQFHDSVIYSRLAPR
- a CDS encoding alpha/beta hydrolase, with protein sequence MPLSHTHWYYRALQLMAMCLLLAAFRTYNPRDPGRVEHLADFKSKHVKPRNVDVWLPEGYPQPGRKYAVLYMHDGQNLYHPATAYGGVAWEVDSTLAALGGQVRDVIVVGIWNTDLRFAEYAPAKPYQLMSAARREQLARERPGQPLSDAYLRFVVEELKPYIDGHYRTDKRRSATFVGGSSMGGLISLYAAMEYPKVFGGAACVSTHWPLRLQDNTPDFTNAMLRYLAGKLPRGKRGPRLYFDYGTATLDARYEAHQLRIDSLLRAKGYNAQRWQTLKFEGAAHNEGSWKKRFATPARFLLGTQPR
- a CDS encoding polysaccharide biosynthesis tyrosine autokinase, coding for MAVNKEAELEELIRASGEETDDVAESSFDVATLLMVTRRSLPWMVLLIALGLTAAWLYLRYTQPVYQSASTLKIDQKTQTAVLGLGAAGGAAEAQQNAKNLAGEVELIRSNLIYRKLQDSLNLNVSYFVEGTVLASELYNATPFRVDYDPTDQSIYNRKFDIIFGDNQHFSISVNLAGVEVKAEGVFNQPFKIGSSILTLKKTEQDVQLGINYYFIIHDNSAVWAYIDQGLTVEVINPEANTIGISFKDHSPEKARDIVNKIDTLYLQEKLAKNTQATQQALAFLEGQLDQNSQRLQGAEEALQEFVKRNKTYDVKSDLATITEKMEAIEEEKEQLLRKAGAIGEIAQLVEQNQIMVQEGADIEQSIPALAILEDAQLTQQIGILNDQQADMNRLLESYKPTTSAVQIRREQLDFTRRSIRRLLQQAGQLVRSEVNKLNQLQGELEGRLQLLPEKETELVRLRRPFELYEKTYLMLMDKKVEFSIQKAGTTPDFQILSPATLPTAPIYPIRSMVYAIGLASGVALGLALVAVRFLLHNTVTTVRELESSTVSPVLGVVPSYDKEKLTVSKLIVDRNPKSAISEAIRSIRTNLEFLASSKHKRLISITSTVSGEGKTFVAVNLGGIIALSDQRVIIIDLDMRKPKVNLAFEAENTKGVSTILIERHTVQECIQRTSIPTLDFISAGPTPPNPSELILHSQFDQMLEELKHQYDVVIIDTPPVGLVTDGILIMRKVDIPIYIVRAGYSKKAFLKNINKLVRGSGFTKLTTILNDAQAGGAYGYGYGYGYGSGYGYYEDEKAPTGVLARLRRRFS
- a CDS encoding phosphosulfolactate synthase — protein: MNYDLTQIPERTEKPREQGFTMVMDKGLSVREVEDFLEVGAAYTDIVKLGWATSFVTPNLRPKLEAYKAAGIPVYFGGTLFEAFIIRGQFDDYRRLLDQFGMEYAEVSDGSIELDHDQKCEFIRQLSGQVKVLSEVGSKDAEKIIPPYKWISQMQTELEAGALKVIGEAREGGNVGLFRSTGEVRSGLVEEILTKIPSERILWEAPQKAQQVWFVKLLGANVNLGNIAPSEVVSLETIRLGLRGDTFSHFLDMDAVDPMFKPSEKPGTKPGTSMPRG
- a CDS encoding tyrosine-protein phosphatase, coding for MHSHLLPGLDDGAESVEESVELLRAMEALGYRKLVMTPHIMGDFYRNTPEEVHAALGKLKVAAAKAGCGLELACAAEYYLDESLTRKLAAGEQLLSFGDEKRYLLFETSYINEPFNLQEAVFELKAAGYQPVLAHPERYTYLYGRFAELEKIRESGVLLQLNLNSLVGYYSSGAKRVAEKLIDAGMVDFAGTDAHNLKHTNSLQRVLQSEYLGKLLRLPLLNREL
- a CDS encoding tetratricopeptide repeat protein, giving the protein MNEHSEEQDEVLATVRRFERMIAEGEPVFFDLADFENIIDHYTSTAQFDKALQACEAAVAQYPFSTELLIDRAQVLAMRGEYQQALQQIDEVAGREPDSADVPVTRGIIATQQGDFAAAVGYFQQGIERAPDRDDIYFNLGLAYQQWQKFKSAARNYKQSLRINSDNDAAVQELLYCLEVSGRLEQNLEFFRRFTDEDPYSAIAWYNLGQAYYKAGQFGNAAQAFDYAIVIDPKFYEAHAYLASAFVSMEEYQRAIEEFQLSFEEGKPTAEALCNIGECHEKLRQWDAARRYYRQALDIDPEMDEAWFGIGVVLDAQEHWFEALHFYRKAVSLYEESGEYWLALANAEYQVGNVVSALEAYDKATQVAPEMPEGWINWSAILYEQGNFDAAIDLMKAASELLPTEADLMYRLCAYLLAGGRYRQAYDVLENALLLDFDKHKLLFEFFPELEQQRALTRLIEQYRK
- a CDS encoding DedA family protein, which codes for MEILKDFVDIVLHLDKHLAELIQQYDVWTYAILFLIIFVETGVVVLPFLPGDSLLFAAGSLAALPNSPLNVVLLIVLLIVAAVLGDTLNYHIGDYIGPRVFRRDYRFLKREHLLRTQQFYEKHGAKTIIIARFVPIVRTFAPFIAGVGTMSYGKFLSYNLVGGVIWVVSLTMAGYFLGGIPFIQKNFGLFTLLIIAVSVLPVVIEFLKQRFASPAR
- a CDS encoding NAD-dependent epimerase/dehydratase family protein, with product MIFVTGSSGLIGSYLIPALLARGFAVRALYREKVPAHVPGAERVEWIEGDLRDSGVLRAATAGVTHVFHCAGLVSYAPQDEELLRQVNVEGTAAVVDACLARPGVRLCHVSSVAALGGLPATATSPELDEKAKWDLGAAHPAYATSKYLGETEVWRGVAEGLSAVILNPSVILGATNWERSSTQLFRYAYKEHSFYTPGSVNFVDVRDVVEAMLRLTLELDVTGERYILSAGALPLIEFFRQAAACFGKKPPTVQVPDWAAEIIWRFEHVRGVLTGSRPLITKDTARAGRRPVVYNAAKVQQATGMRFRPLPETIQWACAGLMAAPNSTPASGVVQP
- a CDS encoding PQQ-dependent sugar dehydrogenase, with translation MKQLPHLLMVVACAAMASCSQQQQSETTAATSTAAADTAAQQPASGANLPEPYATPSSQKFSKVIGWPAGKTPAAPAGFSVSEYARDLQNPRWIYVAANGDIFVAESNTVPRTSTAKGEKKEGLKESRSMRETSANRITLLRDANKDGKPELRETFLTGLNQPFGMTIVGNYFYVGNTDAVLRFPYQPGQTKPTGKGEKILDLPVGGYNNHWTRNLLASADGSKIYVSIGSASNVMEHGEENDRGRALILEINPDGSGQRVFASGLRNPVGMDWAPSTQVLWTAVNERDELGDDLVPDYLTSVREGGFYGWPYAYFGQKEDPRRKGERPDLVQKSIAPEVDLGPHTASLGLAFYDAEAFPQRYRGGAFIGQHGSWNRSAFSGYKVVYVPFGNGKPTGKPEDFLTGFIANEQTREVYGRPVGVAVAPDGALLVADDAGNRIWRVAPSGSLK